The Kaustia mangrovi genome has a segment encoding these proteins:
- the sctV gene encoding type III secretion system export apparatus subunit SctV, translating into MAAPMARSLGRLARRGDLVIAILMLVAVIMMIIPLPTALVDALISANMATSVLILLVAFYVAQPLDFSSLPSVILMATLFRLAITITTSRLILLQADAGEIVSTFGAFVIGGSIAVGLVIFLIITIAQFVVITKGAERVAEVAARFTLDALPGKQMSIDADLRNGDIDQAEARRLRHRLERESQLYGAMDGAMKFVKGDAIAGLVVIVVNLLGGLAIGTLQHGMSLGQAAQTYSLLTVGDGLVAQIPALLVSVAAGTVITRVASDEESNLGAQIAGQLSRDARALALAAAILVVLSLVPGFPAPVFLAMAAIFATGAYVQYRSRAPRMAGLRPVAAELVEHEGRGGPPELAEGEETRALGPPARVIVRMGAGLSGVVSEEAFAPLAQRIRHRLRDDLGVEVPGIDMRRDAGLCDQRFRIDLEGAPIAEAEIPQGRILVEDEAAHLELAGVEHEEGPPLAGRRKALWVDAVHGDTLTAAGVTTLGPLEAVGRALEHAMRSYAGHFVGIQETGRLLAAMEADYADLVKEAQGVVPLQKMAEILRRLVDEDVPIRNMRLILEALVEWGQREQDVVLLTEYVRMALKRQICFRMADRNRVIAAYVLERPVEEMLRAAVRSTSAGAFLNISDDGARILVGQIEQALAETEADAEPVVLAAMDVRRHARALLARHEIDLAVLSYQELAPEFSVQPLATITKSRAERGAQQSSETVPDAGEAAARGSAV; encoded by the coding sequence ATGGCGGCTCCGATGGCGCGCTCGCTGGGGCGGCTTGCACGGCGTGGCGACCTGGTGATCGCGATCCTGATGCTGGTCGCGGTGATCATGATGATCATCCCGTTGCCGACGGCGCTGGTCGACGCGCTGATCTCGGCGAACATGGCGACCAGCGTGCTGATCCTGCTCGTCGCCTTCTATGTCGCGCAGCCGCTGGACTTCTCGTCCCTGCCGTCGGTCATTCTCATGGCCACGCTGTTCCGGCTCGCCATCACGATCACCACCTCGCGGCTGATCCTGCTGCAGGCCGATGCGGGCGAGATCGTCTCCACCTTCGGCGCCTTCGTGATCGGCGGCAGCATCGCCGTCGGCCTCGTCATCTTCCTGATTATCACCATCGCCCAGTTCGTGGTCATCACGAAGGGGGCCGAGCGCGTCGCGGAGGTTGCCGCGCGCTTCACGCTCGATGCGCTGCCCGGCAAGCAGATGAGCATCGACGCGGATCTGCGCAACGGCGATATCGACCAGGCCGAGGCGCGCCGCCTGCGCCATCGCCTGGAGCGCGAGAGCCAGCTCTACGGCGCCATGGACGGCGCGATGAAGTTCGTCAAGGGCGACGCCATCGCCGGCCTCGTCGTCATCGTGGTTAACCTTCTCGGCGGCCTTGCCATCGGCACGCTGCAGCACGGCATGTCGCTCGGCCAGGCGGCGCAGACATACTCGCTCCTGACCGTCGGCGACGGGCTTGTCGCCCAGATTCCGGCGCTGCTCGTCTCCGTCGCGGCGGGCACGGTCATCACGCGGGTCGCCTCCGACGAGGAGAGTAATCTCGGCGCGCAGATCGCCGGCCAGCTTTCGCGCGATGCCCGCGCACTGGCGCTCGCCGCGGCGATCCTGGTCGTGTTGAGCCTCGTGCCCGGCTTCCCCGCGCCCGTGTTCCTCGCAATGGCCGCGATCTTCGCCACCGGGGCCTATGTCCAGTACCGAAGCCGCGCGCCGCGCATGGCGGGTCTGCGGCCGGTGGCCGCGGAGCTCGTCGAGCATGAGGGGCGTGGCGGCCCGCCGGAGCTTGCCGAGGGGGAAGAGACCCGGGCGCTCGGGCCGCCGGCGCGCGTCATTGTGCGGATGGGGGCGGGCCTGTCGGGGGTCGTGTCGGAGGAGGCGTTCGCGCCGCTGGCCCAGCGGATCCGGCACAGGCTCCGGGACGATCTCGGCGTCGAGGTGCCCGGCATCGACATGCGCCGGGACGCGGGGCTCTGCGACCAGCGCTTCCGGATCGATCTCGAAGGGGCGCCGATCGCCGAAGCCGAGATCCCTCAGGGCAGGATCCTCGTGGAGGACGAGGCGGCCCATCTGGAGCTTGCCGGCGTGGAGCACGAGGAGGGGCCCCCGCTCGCTGGGCGGCGCAAGGCGCTGTGGGTGGACGCCGTTCACGGCGACACGCTGACTGCGGCGGGCGTGACGACGCTCGGTCCGCTCGAGGCGGTCGGCCGTGCGCTCGAGCATGCCATGCGCTCCTATGCCGGCCATTTCGTCGGCATCCAGGAGACCGGACGCCTGCTCGCCGCGATGGAGGCCGACTATGCCGATCTGGTCAAGGAGGCTCAGGGGGTGGTTCCGCTCCAGAAAATGGCGGAGATCCTGCGCCGGCTGGTCGACGAGGACGTGCCGATCCGCAATATGCGGTTGATCCTGGAGGCGCTCGTCGAATGGGGACAGCGCGAGCAGGATGTGGTTCTGCTCACCGAATATGTCCGCATGGCGCTCAAGCGTCAGATCTGCTTCCGGATGGCGGACCGCAACCGGGTCATCGCGGCCTATGTGCTGGAGCGCCCGGTGGAGGAGATGCTGCGCGCCGCCGTGCGCTCGACGTCGGCCGGCGCTTTCCTGAACATTTCCGACGACGGCGCGCGCATCCTTGTCGGCCAGATCGAGCAGGCCCTTGCCGAGACCGAGGCCGATGCGGAGCCCGTCGTGCTGGCTGCCATGGATGTGCGCCGGCATGCGCGCGCCCTGCTCGCGCGCCACGAGATCGATCTTGCGGTGCTTTCCTATCAGGAGCTCGCACCGGAGTTCTCCGTGCAGCCGCTGGCCACGATCACGAAGTCCCGCGCCGAGAGGGGCGCACAGCAGTCATCCGAGACAGTGCCGGATGCCGGAGAAGCCGCTGCCCGGGGATCGGCGGTGTGA
- a CDS encoding tetratricopeptide repeat protein: MSGGRDDTVQLLHALGYLYGCHGQARRGVVLLLIAARLAPEDSGVLKTLAHLFVTDGEADRALTVIARLEALDGDGHPALALLKSRALLAAGRTGEARDVFRDFQARRGEA, from the coding sequence GTGAGCGGCGGCCGCGACGATACCGTGCAGCTCCTGCATGCTCTCGGCTATCTCTACGGATGCCATGGCCAGGCCCGGCGCGGCGTCGTCCTGCTGCTGATCGCGGCGCGTCTGGCGCCGGAGGATTCCGGCGTGCTGAAGACCCTCGCCCATCTGTTCGTGACCGACGGAGAGGCGGATCGCGCGCTCACCGTGATCGCCCGGCTCGAAGCGCTCGACGGCGACGGGCATCCGGCGCTCGCCCTGCTGAAGAGCCGGGCCCTGCTCGCGGCCGGCCGCACGGGCGAGGCGCGCGATGTCTTCCGCGACTTCCAGGCCCGGCGCGGGGAGGCCTGA
- a CDS encoding SctD/MshK family protein: protein MANRFRDEASRRLSALAAELGERAAPWLDMAADRSPPALQVTDGIHKGVTLTLDGTTYSIGSSAKADIVLRDEGVAPVHATLGLTGGSVRLETVGGDVGLTSGETVPEGHGCRLKLPVDLVVGEAVIRIAGASNPSGDAVMKTLSGLGRRLVRKPAVIAATFLFGVFAVSVVAQGSGPDTTGAQAAREATPGGGDVVRVASLAGLERLTALHPSRGTGPSAGTVKPASAAEVAAALRERLDAAGIAGLRVAAADGRLAVSGTLAEKRAGAWTAVQQWFDQAYGGRIVMISNVVTGAGQKMPRLALQAIWFGERPYVITRDGSRYYEGAFVEDGWAIRKIGAERLVLAKDDATVALTYQ from the coding sequence ATGGCCAATCGATTTCGGGACGAAGCATCGCGCCGCCTGTCGGCGCTTGCAGCCGAGCTTGGCGAACGCGCCGCACCATGGCTCGACATGGCGGCCGACCGGTCCCCGCCCGCACTTCAGGTGACGGACGGCATCCACAAGGGCGTGACGCTCACGCTCGACGGCACGACATACAGTATCGGCTCCAGCGCCAAGGCGGACATCGTCCTGCGGGACGAGGGCGTTGCGCCCGTGCACGCCACGCTCGGGCTGACCGGAGGAAGCGTGCGGCTGGAGACGGTGGGCGGCGATGTCGGCCTGACCAGCGGCGAGACCGTGCCGGAAGGCCATGGCTGCCGCCTGAAGCTGCCGGTGGACCTCGTCGTCGGCGAGGCCGTCATCCGCATCGCCGGAGCATCGAACCCCTCCGGAGATGCCGTGATGAAGACGTTGTCGGGCCTCGGCCGGCGTCTCGTCCGCAAGCCGGCGGTGATCGCTGCGACCTTCCTGTTCGGCGTGTTCGCCGTCTCGGTCGTCGCGCAGGGGTCGGGCCCGGACACGACGGGCGCCCAGGCTGCGCGCGAGGCCACGCCCGGCGGCGGCGACGTCGTCCGCGTCGCCTCCCTTGCCGGGCTGGAACGGCTCACCGCGCTCCATCCCTCGCGCGGCACGGGCCCGAGCGCCGGTACCGTCAAGCCGGCGAGCGCGGCCGAGGTGGCCGCCGCGCTGAGGGAACGGCTCGACGCCGCCGGCATCGCAGGCCTCAGGGTCGCGGCCGCCGACGGGCGCCTGGCGGTTTCCGGCACGCTCGCGGAGAAGAGGGCAGGCGCCTGGACGGCCGTCCAGCAATGGTTCGACCAGGCCTATGGCGGACGGATCGTGATGATCTCCAATGTCGTCACCGGCGCAGGCCAGAAGATGCCGAGGCTGGCGCTTCAGGCGATCTGGTTCGGCGAACGGCCCTATGTCATCACGCGGGACGGCTCGCGCTACTACGAGGGCGCCTTCGTCGAGGATGGCTGGGCGATCCGCAAGATCGGCGCGGAACGCCTGGTGCTCGCGAAGGACGACGCGACGGTGGCGCTGACCTATCAGTGA
- a CDS encoding type III secretion protein yields the protein MRDTIAPDRWRIARAAVVAGALAGLAAATAPPASAGEPDWPSGPYRYMVIDQAVADALAELGRNTGLPVSVSDKVEGRLTGGMPLGTAREFLDRICDAYGLVWYFDGSTLHVSTETEIRTELIELGPHAPDDIAGRLEQLDISDERYPIRIPEDGDVVSVSGPPPYIALIRKTVTAMARARSPRIAREVVDGDAVSVRVFRGRSDGS from the coding sequence ATGCGGGACACAATCGCACCGGACAGGTGGCGGATCGCCCGCGCGGCAGTGGTCGCGGGAGCGTTGGCCGGGCTGGCGGCAGCCACCGCGCCGCCGGCAAGCGCCGGCGAACCCGACTGGCCGTCCGGCCCCTACAGATACATGGTCATCGACCAGGCGGTCGCCGATGCGCTGGCCGAGCTCGGCCGCAACACGGGGCTCCCCGTGTCGGTTTCCGACAAGGTCGAGGGACGGCTGACCGGCGGAATGCCCCTCGGCACCGCGCGGGAGTTCCTGGACCGGATCTGCGACGCCTACGGCCTCGTCTGGTATTTCGACGGCTCGACGCTCCATGTGAGCACCGAGACGGAGATCCGCACGGAGCTGATAGAGCTGGGGCCCCACGCGCCGGATGACATCGCCGGGCGGCTGGAGCAGCTCGACATCTCCGACGAGCGTTATCCGATCCGGATTCCGGAAGACGGCGATGTCGTCTCCGTTTCGGGACCGCCACCCTATATCGCGCTGATCCGCAAGACCGTCACGGCGATGGCGCGCGCGAGATCGCCGCGCATCGCACGGGAGGTCGTCGACGGCGATGCCGTCTCGGTTCGTGTTTTCCGAGGGCGCAGCGACGGCTCCTGA
- the sctJ gene encoding type III secretion system inner membrane ring lipoprotein SctJ has product MNAAGRASLLSGLAPVGTRWRIAATLLLALLLQACNETELYTGLDQRQANEIVATLMRHDIPAERIAGEQGGMTVAVQESRFADAMAVLDQSGLPKREFSTLGDIFKSDGLVSSPVEERARMIHGLSQELSSTISDIDGVLSARVHLVLPENDPLRQELIPSSASVFIRHRDTVAMRDLIPQIKMLVANGIAGLSYDNVSVILVPVEAPAADSGSNGGFVTFMGLWLHAESLTRAMWLVYGLAAAVIALAGALGYAIWRQRRRVYILDPSVPVKMP; this is encoded by the coding sequence GTGAACGCAGCAGGGAGAGCTTCTCTACTTTCAGGATTGGCCCCGGTCGGGACACGCTGGCGCATCGCGGCCACCCTCCTGCTTGCCCTCCTGCTGCAGGCCTGCAACGAGACCGAGCTCTATACCGGCCTCGACCAGCGCCAGGCCAACGAGATCGTCGCCACGCTCATGCGCCACGACATTCCGGCCGAGCGCATTGCCGGCGAGCAGGGCGGCATGACCGTCGCCGTGCAGGAGAGCCGCTTCGCCGACGCCATGGCGGTCCTCGACCAGTCCGGACTGCCCAAGCGCGAATTCTCCACGCTCGGCGACATCTTCAAGTCCGACGGCCTCGTCTCCTCGCCGGTGGAGGAACGCGCCCGGATGATCCACGGGCTGAGCCAGGAGCTGTCCAGCACCATCTCCGACATTGACGGCGTGCTGTCGGCGCGCGTCCATCTGGTGCTGCCGGAGAACGATCCCCTGCGCCAGGAGCTCATCCCCTCCTCGGCATCCGTCTTCATCCGCCACCGCGACACCGTGGCGATGCGGGACCTGATCCCGCAGATCAAGATGCTCGTGGCCAACGGTATTGCCGGGCTGTCCTACGACAACGTCTCCGTCATCCTGGTTCCCGTCGAAGCGCCGGCCGCCGACAGCGGCAGCAACGGGGGCTTCGTCACCTTCATGGGGCTGTGGCTGCACGCGGAAAGCCTGACGCGCGCCATGTGGCTGGTCTACGGCCTCGCCGCCGCCGTGATCGCACTGGCCGGCGCGCTCGGCTATGCGATCTGGCGCCAGCGCCGGCGCGTCTACATTCTCGACCCGTCGGTTCCGGTGAAGATGCCATGA
- a CDS encoding SctK family type III secretion system sorting platform protein — MTGDTAIAAAGWRAFMDAPASYAEPGRLAACLGGTVSRAACARLLGTERLHPRLSALIARHYGLAAPLSADALDEADRAIALAPADRLAEIARRAGAIHWSASLAAAVLAREVEALHAELGEELCAFAIANRDLSGPRQPVEPLDGIADRIAVDGWRCLGAWCRAVPAAVGARVRLKLVAGALLDDEPDAPFAETGPALVRRARS; from the coding sequence ATGACCGGGGATACCGCCATCGCCGCCGCCGGCTGGCGTGCCTTCATGGACGCGCCCGCCTCCTATGCCGAGCCGGGCCGCCTCGCCGCCTGCCTCGGCGGAACGGTGAGCCGCGCGGCCTGCGCCCGGCTCCTGGGGACGGAACGGCTTCATCCGCGCCTGTCCGCGCTCATTGCCCGGCACTACGGTCTGGCCGCGCCGCTTTCCGCCGACGCGCTGGACGAGGCGGACCGCGCCATTGCCCTCGCGCCGGCCGACCGGCTGGCGGAGATCGCCCGGCGTGCCGGCGCGATCCACTGGTCGGCAAGCCTCGCAGCCGCCGTTCTGGCCCGCGAGGTGGAGGCGCTGCACGCCGAGCTCGGCGAGGAGCTGTGCGCCTTCGCGATCGCCAACCGGGACCTCTCCGGCCCCAGACAGCCGGTCGAGCCGCTGGACGGGATCGCCGACCGCATCGCCGTCGACGGCTGGCGCTGCCTCGGCGCCTGGTGCCGCGCGGTCCCCGCCGCCGTCGGTGCACGGGTGCGCCTCAAGCTCGTCGCCGGCGCATTGCTGGATGACGAGCCTGACGCGCCCTTCGCCGAGACGGGCCCGGCCCTCGTCCGGCGTGCACGAAGCTGA
- the sctL gene encoding type III secretion system stator protein SctL, with protein sequence MSKTERSGLDRLPTGPSKRILRPEEVQAWQEGHDFLAAARREHDRMQEASRRAYASEYAQGYEDGKAEGKAEAARLVTDTAARVDRYLAGLEDEVATLALDVVRRILGEFETGELVARAARHAVADIRRAKFVKLTVHPDALDHVRGALDAMLADTEAGFPVDVEADHTLAPDACIVATDAAVVDAGIETQLAAMAAALGGGREGLR encoded by the coding sequence ATGTCGAAGACGGAGCGTTCGGGCCTCGACCGCCTACCCACAGGTCCCTCCAAGAGGATCCTGCGCCCCGAGGAGGTGCAGGCATGGCAGGAGGGTCACGACTTCCTCGCCGCCGCCAGGCGCGAGCACGACCGGATGCAGGAAGCCTCGCGCCGGGCCTATGCGAGCGAGTACGCCCAGGGCTACGAGGATGGCAAGGCGGAAGGCAAGGCCGAGGCCGCCCGGCTGGTGACCGATACCGCAGCGCGCGTCGACCGCTATCTGGCCGGCCTGGAGGACGAGGTGGCCACTCTGGCGCTCGACGTCGTGAGGCGCATCCTGGGCGAGTTCGAGACCGGGGAGCTCGTGGCCCGCGCCGCACGGCACGCGGTCGCCGACATCCGCCGCGCGAAGTTCGTGAAGCTCACTGTGCATCCCGACGCCCTCGACCATGTGCGCGGCGCCCTCGACGCGATGCTCGCGGACACGGAAGCCGGCTTCCCGGTGGATGTGGAGGCCGATCACACGCTGGCCCCGGACGCCTGCATCGTGGCGACCGACGCCGCCGTGGTGGATGCCGGCATCGAGACCCAGCTCGCCGCCATGGCAGCCGCCCTTGGCGGCGGTCGGGAGGGTTTGCGATGA